A region from the Metopolophium dirhodum isolate CAU chromosome 9, ASM1992520v1, whole genome shotgun sequence genome encodes:
- the LOC132952514 gene encoding nuclear pore complex protein Nup155-like, with product MDSTLNVSRSMDNSMSMINQSISAKDSLDLSGKMLDRFFAADDSFPTLIEKMQITKSSQSVSGCTEYDYPKEGLGMPSITPLKSRHKIPLPGALLEQWNDAQNFHRKLGIFPSINRVWVTIDQEFFLWDFSEGTDLSYFDGMNSTIFAVALVPPKPNVFQAHIKHLLVLATGLNIAILGVTFKKVTGVDGKTVEQLELTTDTIYEVPTEGVITSKIVGTDNGRIFLASEDGNLFEIDYWKDLGWFSIGNGRRCKKVCHSTGTLSYILPSFLTYAITEPSAIIEVAVDNTRHILYTLTENSSIEMYDLGSDGKSTSRIVSLSHSNLEHQVSKLLRTIEIAQMTILSSIQIIEETESPNIHLLVVSKSGFRLYFSTGAITSSNTRPYTLQLVHIRLPPGYNRVIGESKPSSVQHVLYNRGTIIMACNTDITNYRPMLWCISPDEYAFSSNFSERYFITDLDMCPLSLDNIGPNLLIYNDPSSPQPPLIVRQQFENRQEYITLAPQGLEIFEMLRPYDTLCELLASSQGSETDAIKTYFKNFTDNQACVACLTIICDQSLKNIKIKEYATRAFFTHGGEPKLVTENLHESLHELTRVPQNNSFRSSNYSTSTIPSCMPTFIKNQTNITHLPFESTSVQYSSKHNGLYLFVSRLLRPLWNIKAVNMETTDGKTYIVNTVSPDDCSFVASHLQTLHSFMNNYSKMLANYTRIPFDGSKRTAAQDAHQSESKSIECLKQLVVRSAEVFNLWKLLSEHQFFIIAKELLDQEQRVLENVTFKELILVHQELCQTLVQKLLDTYLNESSSVESISTKLRQVCPSIYHSEDAACAKASEMIKLAQSTVNEDERKRILYQSLMVLKEVAPKFNLTSVCLQYTNCAYMEGVYQMCKECARKIDPKNLGGHYFVNNMVLDRDGPGYGAYMLRLDIYKEISASLDYLYSIMVKNPSVFIPTRPNLIPGILENSALTSEQSSNLVSELIKLCISCDDEIMHTVVYRWMIDKKLIKETIEMGNHSLEKFLLTQSRSDENNNYIKDVLCRYYEYNGNYNEAAEVLASLAKRPESGLTLSDRLMYLGRAMACLRSKKLSTPALNVTSLRDVEDLLQVAEIQKMVLDLLLSSQIDGRTDIVDKLNSCLFTLGELYSNFAEPHSLWEAQLAILQLSNHDDRELVNQIWENILLKVVEDCGDIGEHNKMTIALEKIKSLASSHPINSSTFDLEYVTTMLEYLNCNLGGDLESVYTTMLTIGAPIESLVAIYKKIYSTNDPRWQKTSELHVLEVIMSLARYYLQNVDLWPSGMQRRSIAVNLFDLLVICQNMLYSRFAHSPLIEGVIAIKNELDNIIKN from the exons ATGGATTCTACATTGAATGTTTCAAGATCCATGGATAACTCCATGTCCATGATTAATCAATCGATATCAGCCAAAGATAGTTTAGATCTATCCGGCAAAATGTTGGATAGATTTTTTGCTGCAGATGACTCATTTCCAACACTTATTGAGAAAATGCAGATAACTAAAAGCA GTCAAAGTGTTAGTGGTTGTACCGAATATGATTATCCTAAAGAAGGGCTAGGGATGCCTTCCATTACTCCCCTTAAATCAAGACACAAGATACCACTACCGGGCGCATTACTAGAGCAGTGGAAtg ATGCACAAAACTTTCATCGCAAGTTGGGAATATTTCCTAGCATCAACCGAGTTTGGGTCACAATTGATCAAGAATTCTTTTTATGGGACTTTAGTGAagg aacgGATTTATCTTATTTTGATGGAATGAATTCAACAATTTTTGCAGTAGCGCTGGTACCACCTAAACCAAATGTATTTCAAGCtcacattaaacatttattggTCTTAGCTACTGGATTAAACATCGCAATATTAGGggtaacatttaaaaaagttaccGGTGTTgatg gcaAAACTGTTGAGCAATTGGAACTCACTACAGATACCATTTATGAAGTTCCCACTGAAGGTGTAATAACCTCTAAAATAGTTGGAACTGACAATGGACGCATCTTTCTTGCAAGTGAGGATGGTAACCTCTTTGAAATTGATTAttgg aaagATTTGGGATGGTTTTCAATTGGAAATGGAAGACGTTGCAAGAAAGTTTGTCATTCAACCGGTACTTTATCATATATTCTACCATCATTTTTAACTTATGCAATCACCGAACCCTCTGCCATTATTGAAGTAGCTGTTGATAATACACGGCACATACTTTACACATTGACTGAAAATAGTTCAATTGAAATGTATGATCTTGGATCTGATGGTAAATCTACAAGCCGAATTGTTTCTTTGTCACATTCTAATCTTGAGCATCAAGTTTCAAAACTGCTTag AACTATAGAAATAGCTCAAATGACTATATTGAGTAGTATACAAATCATTGAAGAAACTGAATCACCTAACATTCATCTATTGGTTGTATCAAAGTCTGGATTTAGATTGTATTTTTCTACTGGAGCAATAACCTCCAGCAATACTAGACCTTACACATTACAACTTGTTCACATACGTTTACCACCAGGATATAATAGAGTTATTGGAGAATCTAAACCGAGTAGTGTTCAGCACGTGTTGTACAACAGag gcACTATTATAATGGCATGTAACACTGACATAACTAATTACAGGCCAATGTTGTGGTGTATATCTCCTGATGAATATGCATTTAGTTCTAACTTTAGtgaaagatattttattactgATTTGGATATGTGTCCTTTATCACTGGACAATATAGGtccaaatttattaatatacaatgacCCAAGCTCACCACAACCACCACTCATTGTTCGTCAACAATTTGAAAATCGCCAAGAATATATAACGTTAGCTCCACaa GgtttggaaatttttgaaatgCTTCGGCCTTATGATACTCTTTGTGAATTATTGGCCAGCAGTCAAGGTTCAGAAACAGATGctatcaaaacatattttaaaaatttcacagATAATCAAGCATGTGTGGCATGTCTCACAATTATTTGTGATcagtcattaaaaaatataaag atCAAAGAATATGCAACTCGTGCATTTTTCACTCATGGTGGTGAGCCTAAATTAGTGACTGAAAATTTACATGAATCACTTCATGAATTGACAAGAGTTCCTCAGAATAATA gttTCAGATCAAGTaattattcaacatcaactatACCATCATGTATgccaacttttataaaaaatcagACAAATATAACACACTTACCATTTGAATCCACAAGTGTTCAGTACTCTTCGAAACACAatggattatatttatttgtgagtCGTTTACTGAGACCGCTTTGGAACATTAAAGCTGTTAATATGGAAACCACTGATGGGAAaacttat attgtCAACACTGTATCTCCAGACGATTGTTCATTTGTTGCAAGCCATTTGCAAACTTTGCACTCTTTCATgaacaattattcaaaaatgttggcAAACTATACTAGAATACCATTTGATGGGTCTAAACGAACAGCTGCACAGGATGCACATCAATCTGAATCAAAATCTATAGAATGTTTGAAACAATTAGTTGTTCGTAGTGCCGAAGTGTTTAATTTGTGGAAATTACTCAGTGaacatcaattttttattatagcgAAGGAATTACTCGAC CAAGAACAACGTGTATTGGAAAATGTTACTTTTAAAGAATTGATCCTTGTACACCAAGAACTGTGTCAAACTTTGGTTCAAAAACTATTAGATAC atatttaaatgaaagtTCGTCTGTAGAATCAATCAGTACAAAATTACGACAAGTCTGCCCATCCATATACCATTCTGAAGACGCTGCTTGTGCaaaa GCTTCAGAAATGATTAAATTAGCTCAATCTACAGTCAATGAGGATGAGCGTAAACGAATCCTATACCAATCTCtaatg GTGTTGAAAGAAGTGGCACcaaagtttaatttaacttcaGTGTGTTTACAATACACAAATTGTGCGTATATGGAAGGTGTATATCAGATGTGTAAAGAGTGTGCTAGAAAAATTGATCCTAAGAATTTAGGAGGTCATTATTTTGTCAACAATATGGTATTAGATAGAGATGGACCAGGTTATGGTGCCTACATGCTCAG attAGATATTTACAAAGAAATAAGTGCAAGTTTAGATTACTTATACTCAATCATGGTGAAAAATCCATCTGTATTTATACCAACTCGACCAAATTTGATACCTGGAATTCTAGAAAATTCTGCACTAACTTCTGAACAATCTTCTAATTtg GTTTCTGAACTGATCAAATTGTGTATCTCCTGTGATGATGAAATCATGCACACTGTAGTGTATAGATGGATgatagataaaaaattaatcaaagaaACAATTGAAATGGGAAATCATAGTTTGGAAAAGTTTTTATTGACTCAGTCCAGGTCTGATGAAAACAATAACTATATCAAAGATGTACTCTGTAGATATTATGAGTATAATGGAAATTATAATGAGGCAGCTGAAGTTTTGGCATCATTGGCTAAAAGACCaga gaGTGGCTTAACTTTAAGCGATCGTCTTATGTATTTGGGCCGAGCTATGGCATGTTTACGCAGTAAAAAGTTGAGTACACCAGCCTTGAATGTTACCAGTCTCAGAGATGTCGAAGACTTGTTACAAGTAGCTGAAATACAGAAAATG GTATTGGATTTATTGTTGTCTAGTCAAATTGATGGAAGAACTGATATTGTTGATAAGCTAAATAGCTGTCTGTTTACATTAGGCGAA CTTTACAGTAATTTTGCGGAACCGCATAGTCTATGGGAAGCTCAGTTGGCGATATTACAACTTTCCAATCATGATGATCGTGAACTAGTCAATCAGATttgggaaaatattttactaaaag ttgtgGAAGATTGTGGAGATATTGGTGAACACAACAAAATGACCATTGctctcgaaaaaataaaatcattggcTAGTTCGCATCCAATTAATTCGTCTACATTTGACTTGG AGTATGTAACGACAATGTTGGAGTATTTGAACTGTAACTTGGGTGGAGATTTGGAATCCGTGTACACAACTATGTTAACTATTGGTGCTCCTATCGAGTCCTTAGTAgcaatttataaaaa AATTTATTCTACTAATGATCCGCGGTGGCAAAAGACAAGTGAGCTGCATGTATTGGAAGTTATCATGAGTTTGGCTcggtattatttacaaaatgttgatCTATGGCCATCAGGAATGCAGAG GAGATCCATTGCTGTTAACTTATTCGATTTGTTAGTGATTTGTCAAAACATGTTGTATAGCCGTTTTGCACATAGTCCACTGATCGAAGGTGTCATCGCAATCAAAAATGAACTTGACAACATCATTAAAAACTGA